Within the Lysobacterales bacterium genome, the region CTCCCGGCGATGCGATCCGACCGGGCTCCCTCCGCATGGGGCGTGCCAGGCCCGCTGCGCCTGGACCTGGCGAATGGCCGCGTTCGGCAGCGCGAACACCGGCGGCCTGCGCGGGCCCGCGCGGTTCGCCATCGCGAACGAAACCGGCCCCTCGCCGCACGGCACCCGCCCGGTGGTGCCTCCAGGAGCCCAGGCGACATGGGGCGGCTACGCGCGCAGTCGCCTTTCCGGTCTGCGAGGCTGCGACCAGGCACCCGCAGGCCTCGGCACGCGCCGGCCGGCACGGGGGGGCGGATCCAGCAAGGGCGGCGGACGCTGCGGCGACCGCCGCGCAGGGCCGGTGCGTGCTGTGCCAGCGGCAGCCGCAGTCGCGCCTGGTGGATCGGCCGCCCCGCCGGCTTGTTTTCGGGCGCGACTTCCGGTGACCGTCGCGGTGGTGGACCGGACCAGGTCCAGGTCAGTCAGCGCACGCGCGGCTCAGTCGTTCCAGTTCGGCGAACAGGGTTTCGTCGACGCGGGTGAAGTTGAAGCAGGTCTTGCCCTGCCTGCGCCTGGACAGCTCCGGCGAGAGGCCGTCCGCCAGTTCCGGGCGAACGTACAGCGGCATCAGGTGGTAGGCCACGTAGGACTTCTTGAGGGTGACCGTGCCGAACCAGCCGGGCTGCCGGGTCCTGGGGTCGATCTCCGGCGTGCGCAGTTCCAGCGTCCCCGGCGCGTCCTTGGCGGCGATCATGCCCGGCGCCGCCTCCAGCATCAGGCGGCGCAGGCGCGCGAACACGACAGCGAAGCCCCCAGTCATCCCGCAATCTCCTTGTGCCGGTCAAGGCCGCCATGATGAGAGCAAATCAGCGCTCCGGGCACCAGGGCGCCGCGGACACCCGCCAGGGCCTGGTCGCCGACGTCGCCGACATACTGCGACAAGCCAGGAGCAGGATTGACCTCTCTCGGACGACTGCGCGAGAAGCGCGAACCGACTCCGTTCTCGCCGCTGCGACGGCGCCGCACTTCTCCCCTCCCCCGCCGGCGGGGGAGGGGCGGGGGAGAGGGCCGCCCCGCGCAGGGCGTACACCGGGGGCCTGGGCTGTTCCACGTGTCCGACGGCGGTGTGCCCGTTCCCGCCAGGCTCAGCGATGGCAGAGGCGGGCGAAGCGCGCCGAGCCGATCAGGCAGCACTGCGAGGGCCGCAGCCGCGTGCGCGGGGTGCCGTTGAACACCGACATCACGTTGCCGACCTCGTCGTCGTGCCGCCACAGGTCCGCCAGGTGGCCGATCTCATGGACCAGGGTCGCGGTGTCGACCAGGGCATCGACCGCGACCAGCACGTAGTTGGTCCCCGGGATGGCATGGCCGCGCGCGCCGCTGTCCAGGCTGCGGATGAAGTAGACGGTCACCCCGCTGCAGCAATCGCAGACGTTGCGGTTGAACCAGGCGAAGGCCCGGTTGAACAGTTGCCCGGCGCCGGTCGGCACGTTCTCGATGAGGTCCGGCTTCGCGACGAAGCGGATGCTTCCGACCACCAGCGTGACATTGCACTGGCGCAGCAGTTCGTTGGAATCCCGCACCATCTGTTCCGCCTGTTCTGCGGTGATGGTCGGTCGGCCGCGGTCGTCGGTCAGGATGGTCAGACACAGCGGAATGCACCTGCGCAGTTCGATGCCCGCCCGGCAGAGCAGGAAGGCCAGCCAGCGGAAGGCGATCCAGTCGACCAGCCAGCACACCCACTTCAGCACGAAGATGAGGTACTCGACGAACAGTTCGACGAACTCGACGATCGTCTTGAGCACGGTTTCGCAGATCCATTCGGTGACCGTCTCCAGCACCTCGATCAGGCGCCGGACCCAGCCGCAGAGCACGCTGAGCGGCCAGGGCAGCCGGCGGCAGACGCGCTCGGCCACCTCGCGCACCACCCGGATGGTGCGCGTCACCCAGCCGCACACGGTCTCGACGATCTGACGCAGCAACGCCACCAGCACGCGCAGGATGCCGACGATCGGGGTGAGGACCAGGTTGCACAGGGTCATGGCACACCTCCGGGAGCCCACGCGGACCGCACGCGGCGTGCGGCCCTGCATGGATCTACGGAGATTTCCCGCCGGACCCGACAGGTGTCCGGATTCCGTGCCTCGCCGCGGCCTGCCCATGACACAGGCGGCGCGCATTCCGCGCCATGGCGGTCATCGATTCCCTCGCGGAGCCCATGACCGTGCCGAAGCCACCGTCCAACCGTCGCACGACCGCCGCGGTACGCCGCGGCCGGCCTGGGACGCTTCTGCCCGTCCTGGCCCTGCTCGCCGTGGCCGGCCTCGCCCATGGCCAGGGCGTCGACGAAAACTTCCAGGCCAACGCCGACGGTCTGGTGACGGCGCTCGTCGCCCAGCCCTTGGGCGGTGCGCTGGTCGGCGGCAGCTTCACCAGCGTCAACTCGGTGCCGCGGGTCAATCTCGCGCGGCTCGGCGCCGACGGCGTGGTCGATACCGGCTTCTCGACGCCGGCCAACGGCATGGTCCGCACGCTCTCGCTGCAAAGTGACGGGCGTGTGCTGGTCGGCGGCGCCTTCACCGCGCTCGGCGGACAGCCGCGCGCCTTTCTCGGACGACTGACCGCCGGCCTGGGCCTGGATGCCGGCTTCAATCCCGCACCGGACGGTGAGGTCAGGGTTGCGCTGGAGCAGGCCGGTGGACAGATCCTGGTCGGCGGGGCCTTCTCGCAGATCGCCGGGCAACCGCGCAGCCGGATCGCCCGGCTGAACACCACCGGCGCGCTCGACGGTGGCTTCGATCCGGGCGCCAACGACACGGTGACGGCGCTGGCCGTGGACGCCCAGCAGCGGATCCTGGCCGGCGGCCTGTTCACCGAGCTTGGCGGCCAGTCCCGCCAGCGCATCGCACGGCTGCTGCCGAACGGCTCCCTGGATCCAGGCTTCGCGCCACAGGCGAACGGCGCCGTGTTCGCCATCGCCCTCGATGGCGATGGGCGGATCTTGATCGGTGGCGCCTTCACCGAGGTCGCCGGCCAGCCACGCAGCCGGATCGCCCGGCTGTTGCCGAACGGCGCGCTGGACCCCGGTTTCCAGGTGCCGCTCGACGGCAGCGTGTTCGCGCTCGCGGTCGAGCCGGGCGGCGCCGTCGTGGCGGCGGGGACTTTCGCGAATGCCGGCGGTGCGCCCCGCTCGCGGCTCGTGCGCCTGCAGGCCGACGGCAGTCTGGATGCCGGGTTCACCACCGGCGCCGACAACCAGGTGACGTCGATGGCGCGCCAGCCGGACGGCAAGCTGATCATCGGCGGCGCCTTCGTGAATGCCGGTGGGGTGGTCAGGCAGCGCGTCGCTCGCCTGGTCGCCGCCGTGCAGACCGCGCAGGTCGATCCGGGCTTCGCGATCGAGGCCGACGCCGCCGTCAATGCTTTCGCGGGCCTTCCCGGCGGCGGTGCGCTGGTGGTCGGCGAATTCACCGTCCTGGGCGGGCAGCCGCGGACCCGCATCGCGCGCCTGGACGCCGCCGGCCAGCTCGATCCGGCGTTCGCCCCGGCGGTCGACGACACCATCCGCGACGTGCTGTACCTGGCCGACGAGAACCGCTACCTGATCGCCGGGAACTTCTCGACGGTGAACGGCCAGTCGCGTGCCCGGATCGCCAAGCTCGACCCCGCCGGCGCCCTCGATCCGGGCTTCTCGAACCTGTCGATCGGCGGCTTCGTGATCCGCATGGCGCGCCAGCCGGACGGACAGGTCGTGGTCGGCGGTGGTTTCGGAACCATCGCCGGGCAGCCGCGCTCGAACCTGGCGCGCATCTCACCCGCGGGTGTCCTGGACGCAGGCTTCGATGTCGCCGTCAACGACCAGGTCCAGGCAATGGCGGTCAGCAGCGACGGCATCCACATCGGCGGCATCTTCAGCACGGTCGGCGGACAGAGCCGCGCCAGGCTCGCCCGCATCCTGTTCGCGGGCAGCGTCGATCCGGGCTTCATCGTCAATGCCAACGGCCCGGTGCGCAGCCTGGTGACGCTGCCCGATCGCAGCCTGGTGGTCGGCGGCAATTTCGAACTGCTGGCCAACCAGTTCCGGACGCGGCTCGGCCGCGTCGCGCCGGACGGCACCCTGGATCCCGGCTTCAACGCCGGCGTCGCAGGCACCGCGGCCGCCAACGGGGCCGTGACAACCCTGCACCTGACGGCCGGCGGCATGCTGCTGGCAAGCGGCGAGTTCACGCTGATCGGCGGCCTCGAGCGCGGTCGCCTGGCCGGCATCGGCATGGACGGGCAGATCGATCCGGGCTTCAACCCGGGCACCACGGCCGGTGCCCCGCGGGCCTTCCTGGATCTGCCGGGCGGACGGGTGCTCACCGGCGGCAACTTCCAGCGGGTCGCAGGCCTTCCGCGCGGGCGACTGGCCATGCTGGTCGTCGATCCGATCTTCGGCGACGGCTTCGACGGGGCGACCTCGGGCGGCGGCTCCGGGCTCGGCATCGGCTTCGGCGCCGAGCAGTTCGCCCTGATCCCGGCCGGGTCGTTCCAGATGGGGACGGTGAGTGGCGGCCAAAGCGACGAACGGCCGGTGCGC harbors:
- a CDS encoding SUMF1/EgtB/PvdO family nonheme iron enzyme; translated protein: MTVPKPPSNRRTTAAVRRGRPGTLLPVLALLAVAGLAHGQGVDENFQANADGLVTALVAQPLGGALVGGSFTSVNSVPRVNLARLGADGVVDTGFSTPANGMVRTLSLQSDGRVLVGGAFTALGGQPRAFLGRLTAGLGLDAGFNPAPDGEVRVALEQAGGQILVGGAFSQIAGQPRSRIARLNTTGALDGGFDPGANDTVTALAVDAQQRILAGGLFTELGGQSRQRIARLLPNGSLDPGFAPQANGAVFAIALDGDGRILIGGAFTEVAGQPRSRIARLLPNGALDPGFQVPLDGSVFALAVEPGGAVVAAGTFANAGGAPRSRLVRLQADGSLDAGFTTGADNQVTSMARQPDGKLIIGGAFVNAGGVVRQRVARLVAAVQTAQVDPGFAIEADAAVNAFAGLPGGGALVVGEFTVLGGQPRTRIARLDAAGQLDPAFAPAVDDTIRDVLYLADENRYLIAGNFSTVNGQSRARIAKLDPAGALDPGFSNLSIGGFVIRMARQPDGQVVVGGGFGTIAGQPRSNLARISPAGVLDAGFDVAVNDQVQAMAVSSDGIHIGGIFSTVGGQSRARLARILFAGSVDPGFIVNANGPVRSLVTLPDRSLVVGGNFELLANQFRTRLGRVAPDGTLDPGFNAGVAGTAAANGAVTTLHLTAGGMLLASGEFTLIGGLERGRLAGIGMDGQIDPGFNPGTTAGAPRAFLDLPGGRVLTGGNFQRVAGLPRGRLAMLVVDPIFGDGFDGATSGGGSGLGIGFGAEQFALIPAGSFQMGTVSGGQSDERPVRTVTLSAFRMQKTEVTQGQWRQVMAGTSLANPSFFSSCGDTCPVERVSWLDIEEFLTRLNQIDPGKGYRLPTEAEWEYAARAGTTGDYGGTGVLNDMGWWSGNSNGRTHPVAQKQKNAFDLYDMHGNIWEWVQDWYDTYPSAPQTNPTGPATGSFRVLRGGSWVLFAAGARSAFRGSLLPSSRVSSHGFRLVSAP